A region from the Meiothermus sp. Pnk-1 genome encodes:
- a CDS encoding glycoside hydrolase family 13 protein, whose translation MPLTPDWVKDAIFYQIFPDRFRRGDGPMAMPTPLSQDFEPWEAAPTLRGFKGGNLWGVIEKLDYIRELGFNAIYFCPIFASTANHRYHTTDYFQVDPMLGGNEALRRLLEEAHQRGIRVVLDAVLNHCSRGHFAFQNILENGRFSPYLRWFHVYGFPLNAYSGKANYAAWWDNPELPKFNTNTPEVRDYLLRVAEFWIEFGIDGWRLDVPNEINDDSFWQEFRRRVKAKNPQAYIVGEIWDDASRWLQGDQFDAVMNYPLGRAVLGFVGGDTLDKDLAAKSGLGRVESLQALAFSHRLEELFVRYPWDIVSAQMNLLTSHDTPRLITLMRKNLERTRLALSLLYTLPGAPMVYYGDEIGLEGGQDPDNRRGMIWQEERWQQPILDSVRHMARLRRDQPVLRRGKYQRLYAQDGHLAFARIHEHQALVVTVNASTEPWKPVVPLHGVWARGQGARDLLSEAPAVCHHGNLEATRPLPPLSLGVWALE comes from the coding sequence ATGCCTCTCACCCCTGACTGGGTCAAAGACGCCATCTTCTACCAGATCTTCCCCGACCGCTTTCGCCGGGGGGATGGACCAATGGCCATGCCTACCCCCTTGAGCCAGGACTTTGAGCCCTGGGAGGCGGCCCCCACCCTGCGCGGCTTCAAAGGGGGCAACCTCTGGGGGGTGATCGAGAAGCTCGACTACATCCGAGAGCTGGGCTTCAACGCGATCTATTTCTGCCCGATCTTCGCCTCTACCGCCAACCACCGCTACCACACCACCGACTACTTCCAGGTGGACCCCATGCTGGGCGGCAACGAGGCCCTCCGCCGGCTGCTCGAGGAGGCCCACCAGCGGGGCATTCGGGTGGTGCTGGATGCAGTGCTCAACCACTGCTCGAGGGGGCATTTCGCCTTCCAAAACATCCTCGAGAACGGGCGCTTCTCTCCCTACCTGCGGTGGTTCCACGTCTACGGCTTCCCGCTCAACGCCTATTCGGGCAAGGCCAACTACGCCGCGTGGTGGGACAACCCCGAGCTGCCCAAGTTCAACACCAACACCCCCGAGGTGCGCGATTACCTGTTGCGGGTGGCCGAGTTCTGGATCGAGTTCGGCATCGACGGGTGGCGACTGGACGTGCCCAACGAGATCAACGACGACTCCTTCTGGCAGGAGTTCAGGCGGCGGGTCAAGGCCAAAAACCCTCAGGCCTACATCGTGGGTGAGATCTGGGACGACGCCAGCCGCTGGCTGCAGGGCGATCAGTTCGACGCGGTGATGAACTATCCCTTAGGGCGAGCGGTGCTGGGCTTCGTGGGAGGGGACACCCTAGACAAAGACCTGGCTGCCAAAAGCGGGCTGGGCCGGGTGGAGAGCCTCCAAGCCTTGGCCTTTAGCCACCGCCTCGAGGAGCTATTCGTGCGCTACCCCTGGGACATCGTGAGCGCCCAGATGAACCTGCTCACCAGCCACGACACCCCCCGCCTCATCACCCTGATGCGCAAGAACCTGGAGCGCACCCGGCTGGCCCTCTCGCTGCTGTATACCCTGCCCGGTGCCCCTATGGTCTATTACGGCGACGAGATCGGGCTCGAGGGAGGCCAAGACCCCGACAACCGGCGGGGCATGATCTGGCAAGAGGAGCGTTGGCAACAGCCGATCCTGGACTCCGTTCGCCATATGGCCCGGCTGCGCCGGGATCAGCCGGTGCTGCGCCGGGGCAAGTATCAGCGGCTCTACGCCCAAGACGGCCACCTGGCCTTCGCCCGAATCCACGAGCATCAGGCGTTGGTGGTCACGGTGAATGCCTCCACCGAGCCTTGGAAGCCGGTGGTTCCCCTGCACGGGGTCTGGGCCAGGGGGCAGGGGGCGCGTGACCTCCTGAGCGAGGCCCCCGCCGTCTGTCACCACGGCAACTTAGAGGCCACCCGTCCTCTACCCCCCCTAAGCTTGGGGGTGTGGGCGCTAGAGTAA
- the argR gene encoding arginine repressor gives MASKDQRHRAIQEIISRENISTQAELVDRLRKQGFNVTQATVSRDINELRLVRVPLGRGKHKYALTQFELAEDVMDELKRIFRGFVHDVDRGENLLVLRTAEGHASGIALLLDRLRRDDIVGTIAGEDTILVVARSTADAEKLQDEMEGYLI, from the coding sequence ATGGCGAGCAAAGACCAACGTCACCGAGCTATTCAAGAGATCATCAGCCGCGAAAATATTTCTACCCAGGCCGAGCTGGTGGATCGCCTCCGCAAGCAGGGATTCAACGTTACCCAGGCCACGGTGAGCCGCGATATCAACGAGCTTCGGTTGGTGCGGGTTCCCCTGGGGCGGGGCAAGCACAAATATGCGCTTACCCAGTTCGAGCTAGCCGAGGACGTGATGGACGAGCTCAAGCGTATCTTCCGTGGGTTCGTTCACGACGTGGATCGGGGGGAGAACCTATTGGTGTTGCGCACCGCCGAAGGCCACGCCTCGGGGATCGCCCTGTTGCTCGACCGCTTACGTCGTGACGACATCGTGGGGACCATTGCCGGCGAGGACACCATCTTGGTAGTGGCCCGCAGCACCGCGGACGCCGAGAAACTCCAGGACGAGATGGAGGGGTATCTCATCTAG
- a CDS encoding MarC family protein, whose product MLEFSFQAFLTLLVVVDPIGLVPIFIALAGGRSHLEQRYLARKAVVVAGVVILGFALLGKPVLEYLGITLGALRIAAGILLFKIGFDMIFAHLERETPEEYEEAQTRLDFSVFPLAIPLIAGPGTLASVLILTSEAHKAPYGLGIVLGMAGVVLLLTYLFLRAATPLSRLLRRTGINVITRVLGILLAALAVQYVANGIRALGL is encoded by the coding sequence ATGCTCGAGTTCTCCTTTCAGGCTTTCTTGACCCTCCTGGTGGTGGTGGACCCCATCGGGTTGGTGCCAATCTTCATCGCTTTGGCGGGAGGTAGATCGCACCTCGAGCAGCGCTATCTAGCGCGCAAGGCGGTAGTGGTGGCTGGGGTGGTGATACTGGGGTTTGCCCTGCTGGGCAAGCCGGTGCTCGAGTACCTAGGCATCACCCTGGGCGCGCTCAGGATTGCCGCGGGCATCCTGCTTTTCAAAATTGGCTTCGATATGATTTTTGCCCACCTCGAGCGCGAAACCCCCGAGGAGTACGAGGAAGCCCAGACCCGCCTGGATTTCTCGGTGTTTCCCCTGGCCATCCCGCTCATTGCCGGCCCTGGCACCTTGGCCAGCGTGCTGATCCTGACCAGCGAGGCGCATAAGGCCCCATATGGCCTGGGCATAGTGCTGGGCATGGCCGGAGTGGTACTGTTGCTTACTTACTTGTTCCTACGAGCAGCGACCCCTCTATCCCGGCTATTGCGTCGCACCGGGATCAACGTCATTACTCGGGTGCTGGGTATCCTGCTGGCCGCATTGGCGGTACAGTATGTGGCGAACGGGATTCGGGCGCTGGGGCTTTGA
- the gmk gene encoding guanylate kinase: MPRGNLIVMTGASGVGKGSIRARLLEYIRPMYYSISMTTRPPRVGERNGVDYYFVSRPEFEAKIAQNGFLEYAQYVEDYYGTPREPVEKALAEGTDVLLEIEVQGALQVARQVPEAILVFIVPPSLSELRRRLLLRGTDSLEKIRQRLKRAEEELREAHHFDYVVVNDQLDRAVSDFSSIIKAERLRTKRMGEALERALEREPALEAELDELERKLRSNGPQKNP, translated from the coding sequence ATGCCAAGGGGAAACCTCATCGTCATGACCGGAGCCTCCGGGGTGGGCAAGGGGTCCATCCGGGCCAGGCTCCTGGAGTACATCCGCCCCATGTACTACTCCATCTCCATGACCACCCGCCCGCCGCGGGTGGGAGAGCGAAACGGGGTGGACTACTACTTTGTGAGCCGGCCCGAGTTTGAGGCCAAGATCGCCCAGAACGGATTTTTGGAGTATGCCCAGTATGTCGAAGACTACTACGGTACCCCCCGCGAGCCGGTGGAAAAAGCCCTGGCCGAAGGCACGGACGTGCTGCTGGAAATTGAAGTTCAGGGGGCCTTACAAGTGGCTCGGCAAGTTCCCGAGGCCATTTTGGTCTTCATCGTTCCGCCTTCGCTGTCTGAACTGCGTCGCCGGTTGCTGTTGCGCGGGACCGATAGCCTCGAGAAGATCCGCCAGCGCCTCAAACGCGCCGAGGAGGAACTGCGCGAGGCCCACCACTTTGACTACGTGGTGGTCAACGATCAGCTTGACCGGGCGGTCTCGGATTTCTCCAGCATCATCAAAGCCGAGCGCCTCAGGACCAAGCGCATGGGAGAGGCGCTCGAGCGCGCGCTCGAGCGCGAACCGGCCCTGGAGGCAGAGCTGGATGAACTCGAACGGAAGTTAAGGAGCAATGGCCCCCAAAAGAACCCCTGA
- the rpoZ gene encoding DNA-directed RNA polymerase subunit omega, with amino-acid sequence MAEPRIDTLLTVTDSKYRLTVVVAKRAQQLLCYQFKNTVLEPSEWPKMRTLEGEKPDPNPVTWAMQELLSGRLVIGENLVPDDRLSKVLDQLYPREAAEPQPQERDRD; translated from the coding sequence ATGGCTGAACCCAGAATCGATACCCTGCTCACCGTTACGGACTCCAAGTACCGCCTGACGGTAGTGGTAGCCAAGCGCGCCCAGCAATTGCTGTGTTACCAGTTCAAAAACACCGTGCTCGAGCCGTCTGAATGGCCCAAGATGCGCACGCTCGAGGGCGAGAAGCCCGACCCCAACCCTGTCACCTGGGCTATGCAGGAATTGCTGAGCGGGCGGCTCGTGATCGGTGAAAACCTGGTGCCCGACGACCGGCTTTCCAAGGTGCTCGATCAGCTGTACCCCCGCGAAGCCGCCGAACCCCAACCGCAGGAACGCGACCGAGACTGA
- a CDS encoding diguanylate cyclase produces MTSPPAQLQVLFGSPQGAVWLDRHGRVRWHNPAAQALLGQDLLGISLAKRLSPYDASRRPIPREHSALATAGAAQGLFALIHVDQRWLQVSCHPLGEGRLCLLADITDLEQQAMAYRTTLEVLSGLVRQEENIADLLQRVLETAVAVVPGGEAGSISLREGDSFRFVAQVGFDEELIGHSFPADLELLWYGEGETAWHLGRPRLIRGSEVQQRSAAQAGELSELLRAHGRVREIQASICVPVVLQGEVLATINLDNLRSPDGFPPEALPIAQAFGIQTAGLLYGQLARKSLTSQALTDPLTGLGNRRALEYAFPKLQAQAKRLGLPLTMVYWDMDGLKRLNDAQGHAAGDQALKRLADSLRAFSRQGDATFRVGGDEFVSLHLNLPVSEARELIERVRGNLQVRVSAGSAVIDPEMGLEEALFQSDAAMYQDKPAQR; encoded by the coding sequence CACCTCCCGCTCAGCTCCAGGTGCTCTTTGGCTCACCCCAGGGCGCGGTGTGGTTGGATAGGCACGGTCGGGTGCGCTGGCACAACCCCGCCGCCCAGGCCCTGCTAGGGCAGGATCTGCTGGGGATTTCCCTAGCCAAGCGGTTGAGCCCCTACGACGCTTCGCGGCGACCTATTCCCCGCGAGCACAGCGCCCTAGCCACAGCGGGGGCGGCCCAAGGTCTTTTCGCCTTGATCCACGTAGATCAGCGCTGGCTCCAGGTCAGTTGCCACCCGCTGGGCGAGGGGCGGCTATGTCTTCTGGCCGACATCACCGACCTCGAGCAGCAGGCCATGGCCTACCGCACTACTTTGGAGGTGCTCTCGGGGCTGGTGCGCCAGGAGGAAAACATCGCCGACTTATTGCAACGGGTGCTCGAGACCGCAGTGGCCGTGGTGCCGGGTGGGGAGGCAGGAAGCATCTCCTTGCGCGAAGGCGATTCGTTTCGCTTCGTGGCCCAGGTGGGGTTTGATGAGGAGCTGATCGGCCATTCCTTCCCCGCCGACCTCGAGCTGCTCTGGTACGGAGAGGGGGAAACCGCTTGGCATCTGGGGCGCCCGCGGCTGATCCGCGGTTCAGAAGTGCAGCAACGCAGTGCAGCGCAGGCCGGGGAGCTTTCTGAGCTATTGAGAGCACACGGGCGGGTAAGAGAGATCCAGGCCAGCATCTGCGTGCCGGTGGTGCTCCAAGGCGAAGTGCTGGCGACCATCAACCTCGATAACCTGCGCAGCCCCGATGGATTCCCGCCGGAAGCTTTGCCCATCGCCCAGGCCTTCGGCATCCAGACCGCCGGCCTTCTCTACGGCCAGTTGGCCCGCAAAAGCCTCACCAGCCAAGCCCTTACCGACCCCCTCACCGGGCTGGGCAACCGCCGGGCGCTCGAGTACGCCTTTCCCAAGCTTCAGGCCCAAGCCAAGCGGCTAGGCCTGCCCCTCACCATGGTGTACTGGGATATGGACGGGCTCAAACGGCTCAACGACGCCCAGGGCCACGCGGCCGGGGATCAGGCCCTAAAGCGGCTGGCCGACTCGCTCCGGGCGTTCTCGCGTCAAGGGGACGCGACCTTTCGGGTCGGAGGCGATGAGTTCGTGAGCCTCCACCTCAACCTGCCGGTGAGCGAGGCTCGAGAGTTGATCGAGCGGGTGCGGGGCAATCTCCAGGTACGGGTGAGCGCGGGAAGTGCAGTCATCGACCCGGAAATGGGCCTGGAGGAAGCCTTATTCCAGAGCGATGCGGCCATGTACCAGGATAAACCCGCCCAACGCTGA